The DNA segment AGCAGGAACCTGGGGTATATAGAACCCATTTGAGATTTCAAGGAGGAGATGCGAGACGCTTCACCATAAGGCGAATAAAACATAGGTTTATTTTGGTGACGGCATGGGTCAGAGTTCGTTCAAAGTTCTTGACCAGACTCTTGCACCGCTCCATCCAAGCATTCGACCGCTCAATTACCCACCTGGCTGTCACAGGCACAAAGCCTGATTTCTTTTGTTTTGACGGCTTCGTTGACAATTCAAAGCGGATTTTAGTCATAATTTCTGGATAAATCTGCTCCAATTCTTTGATTAAAAAGTTAATATGATACCCCCGGTCTAACAAAATCGTAATTTTGGGAATCGTCACCGGCTTGGCTCTAAAATAATCCATATTTAGGGTCAGCATTTCCACTAATCCCACATCATCCGATACATGGGCAGGCGTACAATGAGTGAAAAAAGGAAACCCAAGGGTATCTACAGCTAGATGTCGCTTGATACCATTAGTGGCTTTGTAGAAACAATATCCTTTAGAATCAATACTCGCATTACAAGTATTTTTTACCGCTTGGGAGTCAATGATGATTAGGGTTGTCCATTGGGATTTTTTTTTACCTGTTCTCGTACTTGTTGGTGTAATCGGTGTATCAACTCGGTCAATACTCCAGCGGCTCGCCATTGTTTATAGTGCCAGTAAACAGTTGAATAAGGGGGTAAGTCTCTAGGTAAGTCGCACCAATTACAACCATTTTTGAGTTGATACAAGATGCCATTAATGATTTGTCTATTTGTCCATTTTGGGGGACGAGTTTTTTTCTTGTTAGGTAGCAATTCCAATAACAGCGGTTCAACAATCTCCCATTCTGCATCACTAAGGTCGCTGGAATACGCCATAACTATCTCCACTAAGTCCATGCAATTTCTCTATATTCTATAAGATGTCAAATGGGTTCTATAAGGAGATTGGGAACCGCACCTATATCTTTGTTATTGATGATGTGAAAGTATTGCTAGTAAATAATGGCTCGTCCTTACAATTGAGAGCCGCTTTTAATGGCAATCATTAACTTAGTAAAGCTAATGAGTGGAACGAGACAAAGCGTTTCACTCGATGCTATGTTGAATCGGATTGATCTATTGTTCTTGAGGCTGATTAATCATTTGATGTTGGATTTACTATTGAAAATTTAGCCAACTTCTTACAAATCTTTAGAGTATCACTTCAAACTTTTTGTTCAGAAGTTTTGTAGTTGCCTTTTCTGGCGCAACCTTTGAAACAGGTTCATGCTTTATCTACTCCTCCTGATTTTGCTAAAATTGTGGAAAGAGTTTTGTTTTCTGCGAGGGACTATGCGTTCAATCGAGCAACTAACTGAAGAAATACTGTCCCTGCCTAGCGAGTTAAGAGCGCTCTTGGCTGACAAGTTAGTGGAAAGCTTGGAGTTCGATACCGACCCAACGATTCAGGCAGTTTGGGTAACTGAAGCCAAGCGTCGGAGAGATGAGGTGCGAAATGGTTCTGTTCAACCAATTTCAGGCGAAGATGCTTTAGCGCAAGTCAGACGGCTGATTGAGCGATGAGGTATGTATTTCATCCTGAAGCGTTGAATGAATATGCCGAAGCAGTTCAGTACTACACAGAGCAGAGAGTTGAGGTTGCTCAAGCGTTCATAAACGCAATTGAGAATGCAGTTTATCGGATCAGGGAGTCTCCAACCCGTTATGCGGCAATTGATGAAGATGTTCGACGATGTATGGCGCGCAAGTTTCCTTATGGTGTTCTCTACACAATTGAGCAAGATTACATTCTGATTCTGGCGATCATGCATTGCAGCCGTAAGCCTGGGTACTGGAAAAGTCGCAAGTAATTGAAGCTGCCAGCCGCCTAACACTGCGCTGCAACGGACGGAACAGAAATCCCGGTTGAGTCCCAAGGGTAATTTGCCGCCGTTGAGCTTCACCGTTATGTTGCCAGAGCCAGAGTTGTGCTTAGTCAGGGTTATTGGTGAAGGGGCGCTGGGGTTGGTGGGTAGTGCAGGCGATCAGTGAAAAATTTACACAACATAACAAATCACTGCACCCGACTTGGAGCTACGCTACACTTTAGTCATTACCCAAAACTACTGGTGGCGCGTGAGTTCAACCGTTATGTGTCAGAATAAATTTAAGTAGTTCAACATAAGTACATATATAAAGTTGTGCAGAAAGTTTATTTAGACCTCTGTAGTCTTCAAAGACCACTTAATACTAGGACCCAGATCAGGATAGCTATGGAAGCAGAAGCAGTTTTGGGTATAATAAAATTATGGGAACTAAGACAACTAGAGCTTGTTGCCTCTCAGTCTCTGTTATTTGAAGCAAACCAAAATACAAATCCCGTGAGAAAATCTTACACCCTAGAAATACTGCAAAAGGTAGATCAATTTATTGACTTGAGTGATCAAATAGAAAATCGCTCAAGGAAATTTGTTGATATGGGAGTCAAGCCGATGGATTCGCTACATTTAGCATCTGCAATAGAAGCAAAAGCAGACTATTTTTGTACCTGTGATGATAGGTTTCTAAAAAGGGCAAAACTTCTTGACACAGAACCAACCAAAGTATTTAGTCCCTTAGAGCTTGCTTTGGAGTTAAATCTATGACAATTCAGACAACTTCCTTGTATCAATTAACCCAACAAGCAATCCATATTCTTGTCAAAGAAGTTGGAGTCGCTGATACCCTAAGGTTTATTAGTCAGTTTTCTACAGGTTACGGCAACTATACAGAAGAAAGAGAAGAGTTATTTAGAGATATTTCATTAGATGAGATAATTTCCCAAATAAGGAACACATAACAAATCACTGCACCTGCTCGTATGCTAGACTTTCCACATTATCCAAAGTTACTGACAGCGGGTGAGTTCAACCGCTGTACTGCTAGGGTACTCAAATTCCCTCAAAGCAAAGCAAGGCTTCAGTAGCTTCATATTAATTTCAAACAAGCTTGCGACATTCGCCTTTACCCGCAAACCTTGTCTTAGGAGGGGATAGAACGATTGCAAATATATAAAAATGTCGCATTCTAAATCAAAATGCCTATAATTTTGGACAATGCACCGATTCATCGTAAGAAACGCATTCGAGAATTAGTGACAGCGGCGGGGCATATCGTATTATTTTTGCCAACTTATTCCCCAGACCTCAATGATATTGAGCATGACTTCAGCGCATTAAAAAAATTGAGGATGTACGCTCCCCCTGACACCACCATTGATGAAGTCATCCATAATTATTGCACAAGTTAGTGTCGCATTCTAAACCGAAATGACTATATTTTTAGAGATGCCCTTTATCCAAATTTAAGTGCATCTTTAGCGCCTTTCAAAGCAGTTCAATTTAATTAACTTAATGCCAGGATAGCGTCATGAAATTTACCAACGATATTCAAATGCGATCCCAAACCATTCCCTACCTTGGGATGTCCATTGAACACGCTATCACCAAGGCAGAAAACCGGACAGCCAAAAATCCGTGGTAGTTTCTCCGGGAGTATGCGGATGTAGGGTTCATAGAGAATGGGTGGCTCAATATGCGATCCTTTTTGAGTATCACGCTCTCGGATTTGTTCAAAAAAATCTAAAATCCGCTGATCCAGGTGCAAATCCCTCCCATGCGCCATCATAAACGAGTGTAAGTCAGTTTTTTGGGTAAGAAAACGACCCAGTTGGTGATAATCGGCGGGGGAAAGATTAATTAAAATCAAAAGGCTATTAAGTTCCCTGCGAAGTTTACCAAGTCAAACATAAATCAAGCCATCACTATTGTCTTTTTGGACATGAGTCAAAAGATGATCATAAAGCTCTAAGGGTACATTGGTGAGCTTAATGTCATTTCCAGAAATAGAAGCGACATTGCAGAAATAAAAGCGACAGAGGTGAAGGATAGGTTGGTATGAAGGGCATCCAGTTTGAGTTTTGTCGCATTTATTTATGGTAGATGAATGAGATGTCGCATCTATTTGTAGTAATTTTGTCGCATGTATTTCAGAAGATACCTACTGAAATCGAAGCCGGATGGGGCAACCTGTCGCATTAATTTCCAAAACTGACACCTCTGTTCAGCAACGCCGTAAAAACCTTTCTTTTGGGGGTTCGTCATCAGCAAGCATTATCACTACTTCAAGTTTATGGCTCTGAGCAGTGGGAAGAAGCTCGCAGAAATTACGCGGTTTCAGTTACTAATTGTTGCTAGCCAGAAATCAAAATTTGTCCATGATTCCTATAACCTTGCCCGATGGTCAGGCGATTCAGCTTTCGTCAGGTGGTCAAAATATTTTAATTAATTTTCTGCGTACATCTAGGAGCAGGAACCTGGGGTATATAAGGTTATCGTGTCTAGGAAAGGAGCAAGAACACATAACCATCTTATTAGCGTTTCCTAGACAGGGGCGACTAATGGATAATCACTCTAGGCAATCACCCTCTTTATTTATATCTAGGAGCAGGAAGCTGGGGTATATAAGGCTATCGTGTCGATGAGATTTTTGCTAGACACAAATGTTGTAATTTACTTACAAAAAGGCGTTCTGAACGAATCTCTACCACCAGCATTCTATAGTA comes from the Synechococcus sp. C9 genome and includes:
- a CDS encoding addiction module protein, coding for MRSIEQLTEEILSLPSELRALLADKLVESLEFDTDPTIQAVWVTEAKRRRDEVRNGSVQPISGEDALAQVRRLIER
- a CDS encoding transposase is translated as MASRWSIDRVDTPITPTSTRTGKKKSQWTTLIIIDSQAVKNTCNASIDSKGYCFYKATNGIKRHLAVDTLGFPFFTHCTPAHVSDDVGLVEMLTLNMDYFRAKPVTIPKITILLDRGYHINFLIKELEQIYPEIMTKIRFELSTKPSKQKKSGFVPVTARWVIERSNAWMERCKSLVKNFERTLTHAVTKINLCFIRLMVKRLASPP
- a CDS encoding type II toxin-antitoxin system RelE/ParE family toxin, which codes for MRYVFHPEALNEYAEAVQYYTEQRVEVAQAFINAIENAVYRIRESPTRYAAIDEDVRRCMARKFPYGVLYTIEQDYILILAIMHCSRKPGYWKSRK
- a CDS encoding PIN domain-containing protein: MEAEAVLGIIKLWELRQLELVASQSLLFEANQNTNPVRKSYTLEILQKVDQFIDLSDQIENRSRKFVDMGVKPMDSLHLASAIEAKADYFCTCDDRFLKRAKLLDTEPTKVFSPLELALELNL